The DNA window TTAGTAGATATTGTATAAAGATCTCCCGGTACTGTTTTTATTATGAAAAAAGACCTCGGAGACAAGGTATAATCCTTCTTATTGACACTTATTCTTTGTTCTTTATCTGACGAAGCAAATAAATACAAATATCCTGTTTGTGAAATGAACTTTTCTTTGGGTAAATAGTACAAGCTCAATTTGTAATTGGAAGGGTTAAAAGCCTGCGGAGATCCATCCACATTTTCAAAGGGTTTTATCGAAATTGCATTTGCCCCTATTTCTTTTGCTTTTTTAAATATTAAAGAAAAAGTGCCTGCATCATCTTTTGAAAAACCCTGTACTTCAACTTCCCCTAAGTATTGAGCATCTTTTATTTCCTCATTTATTTTAAATAAAAATTTATCTGTGTTATCGCTTGTCTTTTCAACTTTAGTTAAGTATACATTCTGTGCACTAAAAAACTGAAGCAGTAAAAGAAAAATAAAAGTTAAAAGGTTTCTCATATCGTGTTTTATTATTGTAAAAGAATATTTACACATTCTTCCAGGCTGTTTTCCCAATGTTTTGGTTCTATTTTATACACTTCTTCTATCTTGTCTAAACACATAGTACTTCTTTTTGGCCTTTTCGCAGGCGTTGGATACTGTTCTGTGGTAAGAGAATTTAATTTGATTGAAGATTTAGAAAACTCAGCAATCTTTTTTGCAAATTCATACCATGTCGTCTCAGGATAATTTGAAAAATGAAAAATTCCAAAATTTAACTGAGGGTTTCTAACAATATCCATAATAGCCTCTGCTAAATCATTGGCATTTGTTGGCTGTCCAAATTGATCAGCTACAATTCCCAGTTCGTCTTTTTGTGAAAATAAATTCAGCATTGTTTTCACAAAGTTCTTATTAAACTCTGAATATAGCCAAGAGGTTCTTAGAATAATTGTTTTTGGATTGATCTCCATTGCTAATTCTTCCCCTTTCAATTTAGATTCTCCATATACTCCGATTGGATTTGTAAAATCATCTTCAGAATAACATAAATTCGTTTCTCCATCAAATACATAATCAGTAGAAACATGGATTAGAACGGCCTTATGATCGTAACATGCCTGAGCGAGATAAGCAACCCCATCAGCATTGACAGCAAAAGCCTTTTCTTTTTCTTTTTCGGCAAGATCTACAGCAGTGTATGCTGAAGCATTAATACAAAAGTCTGGTTTGCTATCATAAAAGAAAGCTTCAACCTGCCCTTCATTAGTAACATCTAAAGTTTGAGAGTCTGTGAAAATAAATTCATAATCACTTTCAAAATCCGGAGCAATTTTCTTAATACAATTCCCCAGTTGACCGTTACTTCCAATAACAACTATTTTTTTCATTATGAATTTTTTGCGTTTTGAGATCTTAAAAACTTAACTCTTGATTGAAAATCTTTCTGTTCTAAATCAACATAGAATTTATGGAAAATTTCTTTAACATCTTCAGGATGTATGTCAGACTTTCTTGTTTTAACATTAAAATAAATAACAGTAACCCATAAAACAGCATGAATTGTATTTTCGTCAAGACTCTTCATTAATATTTCAACTTTAGCAGTTCTATCCTGTATATCGATCGTCTTGCTGCTTATTACAACCTGAGTATTGTATCGCACTTCTCTTAAGTATGCTATTTCGTTTTGTATGGCAATCCAGGTACAACCAGTTTTCTTTGTATATTCTTCATAGGTAAAACCATAAAATGTTTCCACATGATCTTCTCTGGCATTAAACATATAATCCAAATATTTAACATTATTCAAATGCCCTATTGGATCGCAATCGCTGAATCTAACTTTGACCGTGGTTGATACTTCTTTTTCCATTTGGCAAAAATAAAAAAACCACCCCTAAAAGAGGTGGTTAGTTTTATAAATGTTTGTTAATTTGTTAAATTATTGAACACCTAATTCTTTTTTTACTGCTGGAGTAGCATCTGGACCTCCTTTGTAAACAAACGCAGAAGAGTTTGCATCCATGATAAAGTCATATCCGTTAGCTTTAGCAACTTTAGATACAGCTTCGTTAAGTTTTTTCTCAATAGGTTCATAAGCAAGATCTTGTTTAGCAACAAAATCTTTTTGAGCTTTATCGTTCATTTGCTGAATTTCTTCTTGCATTTTAGCTAATTCACCTTCTCTAGCTTTGTTTTCGTCGGCAGTTTTCTTAGGAGCCTCTTCAGAATATTGCTTTAATTTAGCTTGTCCTGCATCTGCTTTCTTTTTGATCTCTGCTTGCTTAGTATCTAAGAAAGTCTTTAAATCAGCATCTGCCTTTTTCTTTTCAGGCATTGCATTAAGAACACCTATAACATCTAAAGTAGCAATTTTTTGAGCTTTCGCCATACCTACAGATACAACCATCATTACTGCTGCAAATAATACACTTAATTTTTTCATAATTGGTAAATAAATAATTTAATTTGTTTTTAGATTTTTAATTTCAGTAAAAGTTAATTATAAAGATTACTTTTTACTTCTCGTATTAGTTTTTTCTTTTTTTTCTGTTGAAGTTCCTTTCAACAATATTGTTAATACTTTATCTGTATAATCATACCTTGGTAGTAGGAAAATAACATTATTATTATTGCTTTTATCAAGAACTATGCCCAATCCATTTTTCTCAGACATTGTTTTAACAGCGCCCCATATTTGATCCTGAAAAGGTTCAACGAGGTTAGATCTCAATTTTGTAATTTCTCCATTAGTCCCAAAACGTAAACTTGTAGTGGTTTTAATGTTTTTATCCAGATCCATTACTTCCTTCTCTCTTAATTTCAACTGATCCCCTACCAATAAAACTCTTTCATTTTCAAAGGCAGATCTTTTCTTTTCATATTCAGAATTTAAATTCTGAAGTTCTGATTGCCAAGTATCAATCTGCGAGTTTAATCTTGCTTCAGCTTCTTTATATTGTGGAAGCTTATTTAAGATATATTCTGTATCAACAACTCCAATTTTTTGGGCATTGCTAAAACCGAAAAGCAAAAATAATACAAATGTGAAAATGATTTTAAAGTTTTTCATATCGTGAATTATAATGATTGGTTCATCAAGAAGTGTGTCTTCCAACCTGAAGGCTCTGATCCATTAATTGGTTTATCAAATCCATAAGCAAAGTCAAATCCAATTAAACCAAATGCTCCCATATAAACTCTTACCCCTACCCCTACTGATCTCTTAAGTTGGAATGGATTGTAGTTACCCCATGAATTCCAAACATTACCTCCTTCCGCAAAAGTTAAAGCATAAATTTTAGCTGTCTGATTCAATGAGATCGGATATCTTAACTCTAGAGTAAATCTGTTATAAATTGTACCCCCTCCTTGAGGAGTAATATCTCCTTGGCTAGGATCTCCACCATAACTAGAGGCATTTTCATACCCTCGTAATGGAATTAATTCTCTACCATCATATCGTCCTCCAAAAAGTCCGGTACCTCCCATATAGAATCTTTCAAAAGGTGGTGCTCCCAATTGTTTGTTATACCCATCCATGAACCCCATTTCTGCAGAAGATCTAAGTACAAGTTTTCCAGCAATTTCGTTATAAACGTCAGCTTTGAATTTTATCTTATAAAATTCCATCCATTTATACTTATCCGTTGGAGTCATTGTAGCATAATTCTTATTCGTAAACAATGAATAAGGTGGAGTGAACTTTCCTGAAAGTTCGATATTAGAACCCATTGTAGGGAATATAGGATCAATACCAGCAGAGTTTCTGCTTAACCCTATATTTAAACTTAAGTTATTTGCAGTTCCATAGTTTTCTTGGGTTCCACCAAAATCAAATGGATAGTTCTTAAAATCATATTTCTGATATTGGATACCAGTATACAAAGAGAAATAGTCATCTGGCCATTTAAGTAATCTATTCAAACCAACAGAAGCTGAGAAAATATTCAATCTTGAAGCATCAGTACTCGTACTCGTAATAGATGTGCTATATCTAACAATTGAATTATTAATACTTACAGAAAGTGCTGTAGGCTTTGTTCCAAATAACCAAGGTTCAGTAAATGAAACTCCATAATTCTGGAAATACTGTCCAGCTTGAGCCTGAATAGACAATGTCTGCCCATCTCCCTGTGGTACAGGTCTGAAATCTTTAAACTTCAGGAAATTCTTTAGTGAGAAGTTATTAAACGTTAGCCCCAAGGTTCCAATAAAACTATTTCCACCATAACCGGCTTGTAATTGTACTTGTGATGATCCTTTTTCAACTAATTTCCAATTAACATCTACAGTATTATCTTGTTGGTTAGGCTGAATATCCTGACCAATTTGTTGTGGATCAAAGAAAGACATCCCTGCTAAATCGAAGTAGGTTCTTTTGATTTCAGTTTTCTTAAATAACTCTCCAGGTTTTGTTCTTAACGCTCTAAGGATAACATGGTCATGGGTCGTTGTATTTCCCTGCCATGTAACTCTATTCCAAGTTGCCTGCTCTCCTTCATTTACCCTAATTTCCAAATTAATAGAATCACCTGAAACAGATTTTTCAACTGGAGTTACATTAGAAAATAGGTAACCGTTATTCATATATACCGATTTGATATCTGAATCATCTTCTTTACCACCATCTTCACCAACCTTTTTGTTGAAACCTACAGCATCGTAAATATCTCCCTTCTTGTACCCTAAGAGTCTTTGTAAATATTCAGTAGAGTATACCGTGTTACCAGTGAAAGTAACATCTCCTATATAGTACTTTTTACCTTCTTTTAATTTTACGTTAATTTCGTAATTATTTCTTTTATTTCTCCAAACAGAATCAGATACAATAGTTGCATCTCTATATCCTAAAGAGTTATAATAGCTTATTAAACTTTGTTTGTCCTCTTGATATTTATCTTCAATGAATTTTGAAGATTTTAAAATACCACCGATACCAAATCTTTTTTGTTTCGTTTCCTTAAAGGCTTTATTTCTAAGCTTAGCATCACTCACACTTTCGTTTCCTTCGAACTCAATGTGATCGATCTTTACTCTTTTACCTTTTTCTACATTTATCGTCCAATCTACTAGAGCAGGGTCATTTGCATTTACTTTATCCTGAATGGATATTTTTGCATCTGCAAACCCTTTTTTAATATAATCTTTTGGGATATTTGTTTTAAGGCTTGAAACTAAATTTTGTGTAATTTTTGTTCCTGGCTTAAGGTTATTATCTTTCGCCATTTTTTCACTTTTAGATTTGCCAATTCCCCTTCCGGAAAATTTAACTTCTCCAAGCTCTTTTAAGTCCTGCAAGTAAAATTTCAAAACTACCGTTTCTCCTTCAATACTTTGAACGTAAACCTCTACTTCAGAAAATGATTGAGTATCCCAAAGCTTTTTGATAGCATTGCTAACTTTTTGCCCGGGGATATCTACACTTTCTCCTTTAGATAATCCTGTAAATCTTAAGATTTGTGCAGGTGTATACTTTTTAACCCCATCTACAACAATGTCTTTAAGAACGTAGGTTCCTGCTTGGTTTTCTGCATGCACAGGGTTATTCACTTTTGTGCTATCCTGTGGAGTTACCTGTCCATAAAAATGTGCAGAAGCAACAAACATGATGATGGGTAATAGTCTAAACTTCATTTTATCGTAGTCTTTCTTTTCTTAAAATTTTACTGGATTTTTATTTGTTCGCCGGTTAGGCCATATCGTCTTTCTTTGTTTTGATAATCTACAATACATTGAAAGAAAATATCTTTTGTAAAGTCTGGCCATAGAACATTTAAAAACTGCAGTTCTGCATAGGCGATCTGCCAAAGGAGGAAATTGCTAATTCTTGTTTCACCGCTAGTTCTTATAAGTAAATCCACTGGTGGAAAATCCTTTGTATAAAGATAGTTTTCAAATAATTTCTCATCGATATTCTCTACGTCTACCTTTCCTTCTTTTACATCGGAACTTATATTTTTCACGGCATTCAGTATCTCATTTTGAGAGCCATAGCTTATTGCTAGTACTAAATTTCCTTTTGTGTTTTCTTTTGTTAATTCTACCACTTTAAGCAATTGCTCTTTTACAAGTGATGGCAGTTTTTCTAAATTACCAATAACATGCATTCTTAAGCCTTTACTGAAAATCTCCTCAGCCTCTAACAATAATGTTTCTGTAAGTAAATTCATTAAAGTATTCACTTCATTAGAAGGGCGATTCCAGTTTTCCGAAGAAAAGGTATACAATGTTAAATATGGGATATCAATCTCATTACAAGCATTAATTGCATTTCTTACTGCATTAATTGCATTTTTGTGGCC is part of the Chryseobacterium paludis genome and encodes:
- the rfbD gene encoding dTDP-4-dehydrorhamnose reductase; the encoded protein is MKKIVVIGSNGQLGNCIKKIAPDFESDYEFIFTDSQTLDVTNEGQVEAFFYDSKPDFCINASAYTAVDLAEKEKEKAFAVNADGVAYLAQACYDHKAVLIHVSTDYVFDGETNLCYSEDDFTNPIGVYGESKLKGEELAMEINPKTIILRTSWLYSEFNKNFVKTMLNLFSQKDELGIVADQFGQPTNANDLAEAIMDIVRNPQLNFGIFHFSNYPETTWYEFAKKIAEFSKSSIKLNSLTTEQYPTPAKRPKRSTMCLDKIEEVYKIEPKHWENSLEECVNILLQ
- a CDS encoding acyl-CoA thioesterase; amino-acid sequence: MEKEVSTTVKVRFSDCDPIGHLNNVKYLDYMFNAREDHVETFYGFTYEEYTKKTGCTWIAIQNEIAYLREVRYNTQVVISSKTIDIQDRTAKVEILMKSLDENTIHAVLWVTVIYFNVKTRKSDIHPEDVKEIFHKFYVDLEQKDFQSRVKFLRSQNAKNS
- a CDS encoding OmpH family outer membrane protein, producing MKKLSVLFAAVMMVVSVGMAKAQKIATLDVIGVLNAMPEKKKADADLKTFLDTKQAEIKKKADAGQAKLKQYSEEAPKKTADENKAREGELAKMQEEIQQMNDKAQKDFVAKQDLAYEPIEKKLNEAVSKVAKANGYDFIMDANSSAFVYKGGPDATPAVKKELGVQ
- a CDS encoding OmpH family outer membrane protein, which translates into the protein MKNFKIIFTFVLFLLFGFSNAQKIGVVDTEYILNKLPQYKEAEARLNSQIDTWQSELQNLNSEYEKKRSAFENERVLLVGDQLKLREKEVMDLDKNIKTTTSLRFGTNGEITKLRSNLVEPFQDQIWGAVKTMSEKNGLGIVLDKSNNNNVIFLLPRYDYTDKVLTILLKGTSTEKKEKTNTRSKK
- the bamA gene encoding outer membrane protein assembly factor BamA — its product is MKFRLLPIIMFVASAHFYGQVTPQDSTKVNNPVHAENQAGTYVLKDIVVDGVKKYTPAQILRFTGLSKGESVDIPGQKVSNAIKKLWDTQSFSEVEVYVQSIEGETVVLKFYLQDLKELGEVKFSGRGIGKSKSEKMAKDNNLKPGTKITQNLVSSLKTNIPKDYIKKGFADAKISIQDKVNANDPALVDWTINVEKGKRVKIDHIEFEGNESVSDAKLRNKAFKETKQKRFGIGGILKSSKFIEDKYQEDKQSLISYYNSLGYRDATIVSDSVWRNKRNNYEINVKLKEGKKYYIGDVTFTGNTVYSTEYLQRLLGYKKGDIYDAVGFNKKVGEDGGKEDDSDIKSVYMNNGYLFSNVTPVEKSVSGDSINLEIRVNEGEQATWNRVTWQGNTTTHDHVILRALRTKPGELFKKTEIKRTYFDLAGMSFFDPQQIGQDIQPNQQDNTVDVNWKLVEKGSSQVQLQAGYGGNSFIGTLGLTFNNFSLKNFLKFKDFRPVPQGDGQTLSIQAQAGQYFQNYGVSFTEPWLFGTKPTALSVSINNSIVRYSTSITSTSTDASRLNIFSASVGLNRLLKWPDDYFSLYTGIQYQKYDFKNYPFDFGGTQENYGTANNLSLNIGLSRNSAGIDPIFPTMGSNIELSGKFTPPYSLFTNKNYATMTPTDKYKWMEFYKIKFKADVYNEIAGKLVLRSSAEMGFMDGYNKQLGAPPFERFYMGGTGLFGGRYDGRELIPLRGYENASSYGGDPSQGDITPQGGGTIYNRFTLELRYPISLNQTAKIYALTFAEGGNVWNSWGNYNPFQLKRSVGVGVRVYMGAFGLIGFDFAYGFDKPINGSEPSGWKTHFLMNQSL
- a CDS encoding isoprenyl transferase; this encodes MSLIKDKINSENLPKHVAIIMDGNGRWAKSRGEERTFGHKNAINAVRNAINACNEIDIPYLTLYTFSSENWNRPSNEVNTLMNLLTETLLLEAEEIFSKGLRMHVIGNLEKLPSLVKEQLLKVVELTKENTKGNLVLAISYGSQNEILNAVKNISSDVKEGKVDVENIDEKLFENYLYTKDFPPVDLLIRTSGETRISNFLLWQIAYAELQFLNVLWPDFTKDIFFQCIVDYQNKERRYGLTGEQIKIQ